ACTGCCTGGAACTTTGAGGTGTTGGAGTATTATCACCTGATTCGCCGGGAAGTTAACTGGCTGGGTTTAGCGAAGTTAGGGGGAATTGTTACAGTCGCAGTTGGTATTTTTGTCTGGGTAGAACACAGGGTTAATACTCAATTACGACAACGCGATCGCTTTTTGGTGTTGCTGCTTACCCTAAGTACCCCAGGAATGGTAATCATGGGAGTGCCATACAGTACTTGGAGCGCCATTGGTATCTTGTTGGGTAGCTTCTACGGCGCGGCTTCGGGCGTGACAGTTGTCAGCTTATTGTTGGTTTTAGTCGGAATTAGCTTAGAAATCAATCCAATTGGGCTTTTAGCTGGTGCAGCTGGAGGAATATTAGGTAGCTGCATGGCACAACGATTGCGATCGCGCGAAGAATTAGCATTATTAGGGATTGCCATTGCTTTAACCCAAGGAGGCATTTATCTAATTGTTAATCTTTTAATCGGTGAAGCATTTGGTTCAAATTGGTACATTGTCTTACAAGAAGCGGCATTATATGCTTTATCCGGCTTAGCCTGGAGTGTTGTTGCACTAGGTTTAAGTCCTTATTTGGAAAAACTTTTTGATTTAGTTACCCCAATCCGTCTAGCAGAACTGGCGAACCCTAACCGCCCCTTATTAAAAAGACTCGCTACAGAAACTCCCGGAACGTTTCAACATACTTTGTTTGTGTCCACCCTTGCCGAAGCCGCTGCCAAACAACTAGGATGCAATGTCGAACTGGTAAGAGCTGGTACGCTGTATCACGATATTGGTAAAATGCACGACCCTTTGGGCTTTATTGAAAATCAAATGGGCGGGCCGAATAAGCATGATACAGAAATTAACGACCCTTGGAAAAGTGCGGAAATTATTAAAAAGCACGTTATTGAAGGGTTAGTAATGGCGCGAAAGCACCTTTTGCCTACAGCTATTCAAGCCTTTATTCCTGAGCATCAAGGAACGATGCTGATTGCATATTTCTATCACCAAGCCCAGCAAATGGTGCAGGCAGACCCCAGCCTTACATTAGACGAGGCAGATTTTCGCTACGATGGCCCAATTCCGCAGTCACGAGAAACAGCAATTGTTATGTTGGCAGATTCCTGCGAGGCGGCGCTGCGATCACTTAAAGACGTCTCCCCAGAACAAGCCTTAACAATGCTTAACAACATTCTCCGAGCTAGATGGCAAGACAATCAAATGGTAGATTCGGGGATAACACGCGAAGAGATGACAAAAATAGCCCAAATCTTCGTAGAAGTTTGGCAACAATTCCATCACAAACGTATTGCTTATCCTAAGTTACAGGCTAGTAATACTGCACGGAATTCGTAATTTTATATAGCAAGTATTTCGTTGATTTAGAATAGTTGCTTTACCTAAGCTGATTATGCGTGCGATCGCTTAGTTGGTAATAATCTTGTTAAGAGTTTTTTTTGAGGTGCGACCAGAATTTCCCTAGATATTATGTTTAGAGTGTCCAAATAAACCAATACTGAGGATTCAGTAAGGGCATTATTTGCCCTTTGTTACCACGATAAAGTTTTTCGATATTCAATTCCTAATCCCCAATACATCGTACTCCAGCCAAAATAAAATTAACTGCTGCTTGAGTATGCAGATCAATCATTTCTGGACTCAGCAATTGCAAATCAGGTCTAGTATGTTTGATGTTTTCGTAAGCGTTGAAGTATAAATTACAAACTCCAATAATATGGAGAGTAGTGAGAAATGGGTCAAGTTGGCGGAAGCAACCCTCTGCCATTCCCCGTTCTAAAATCTTGATCAGATACGCAAAATTTTCTTGCCAATTCCCCTGTTTGAAATATTTTCCCTGATTTTGGTTTGCTTCTTGAAACCAAAGCATTCCCCGTTGCGGGTGAGCAGCTTCGTAGGCGATCGCCTCCTTCACCAATATCTTCAAAGCTTCCTCTGGTGGGAACTGATCCAAATTTAGCTGTTGAAACCCTTCGTGCATCTCTACTACAGGGCGTTGCAGAACAGCTTGATATAGTCCTTCTTTGTTGTCAAAGTAGTAGTAAATCATCGCTGTAGTGACACCTGCACCTTTAGCGATCGCCTCTGTCCGCGCCCCGCTGAGTCCATATCTGGCGAATTCTGCTTCTGCCGCATCTAGAATCTGCGTTTTTGTCGCCTCTGCATCGCGCACCTGACGCAGTTTTTTAGATGAAAGTTTTGACTGTGTTGAACGGCCCACGGTTATCCATCAAACTAACGAGAACATCTTAACTAAAAAATTGATTAGTAGTTGACATAGAGAATAAAATTGATTAAATTGATAACTAACTAATTTTTTAGTTAGTTATCTAATAATTTAGCCATTTAGTAGCCGAAGCTAGCTGAGAAAATACTCGGTAGTTTTAGTTCGTTCATTGCAGATAATACTTTAGTTATTCCAATTTGAAATCAACTGGTTATCTTCGGCAAGCAACACGAGCTTACTAGCAAAAAATTTTATATGGGAATATTGCGTGAAGTTTTACTAACGCAATATATCAACCTTTAAAGAAACACTTTCAAAAATAACTTGGAGGAAAAATGGAACCAATTTTACCTGGTGCACCTTGGTTAATTGCTCACAAGTCAATGTTAGGAATAAATAGACCCAATAAAATTACTTTAAATGGGATAGATTATGTTATTTGGCAAAACCAAAAAGGTGAAGTGTTTGCGCTTGATAACATCTGTCCACATATGCAAGCGCCCTTATCTAATGGCTGGGTTTGTCAACAGAAAAATACTATTATCTGCCCTTTTCATGCTTTAGAGTTTGATGGGCAAGGTAGACTATACCAAGATAAAAAAGCAGAAAACCAACCAATTACCAAGCCATTAGAGCTAATTGTTAATAATGATTGTATCTGGACGTATGCAGGCTTGGAGCCAAGATTACCCATTCCAGATTTACATCAGAGAATTGTAGATGAATACGAATTTATAGGTGTTACTGGAGAAAAAAGTATTCGAGGTGATTTTCTGAGTAACTTGATGGTTAACTACGACTATAATCACCAAAATGGTACTCATAAAGAACTATTTCAAATCACATCTTGTAGTGTCAGGTCTTTTGAAGAAAAAGGATACTACGCCAAAGTAAAGCAAGAGGTTAAAAGAGCTAACAATACTCTAGGGGAACTTATCAAAAATCCTGCTTTAGGAATTATTCCTAAGACTCTCGATAACACACTTGAATACGCTTTTCCTTCAACTACAGCTCTGTTTGCAAAATCTCCTATCGGCAGTATTGTTCAAATTCATATTCTCTACCCGGAAACAGAAAAAGTGACGAAGACATTTATTCTGTTTTATGCCAAAGTCATCAATCCTTTAATGAAAATTATCTTTAGAAACTCCTTTTTACAAGCGGCAGCTACCATTGTAGAACAAGATACTAGTGCAGTTGAAAGTTTGTATCCTCGGCAAAAACCAAAAATTAGATTGCCAAATGAAGAGATTATGTTTTATGCGGAAAAACTTTATCGCAATTGGTAAATTTGTACTTTTATAATACTACAGGGTTTTGAAATATTTTCTGATAACTGTTTAGTAAATAGCTCTATAGTAAGCACAAAAATTATTAGATGGTTGACCTAGTATGTTAACTCAGTGTTACGCTACAGTTAGCAAGCTTGAGAGGCAACTATGACTGCCCTTATTCTAACCCTCAGCCCCACCATTGAATTAACAGATGAGCAATTCTTTCAACTCTGTCAGAATAATCGAGATTTGCGACTTGAGCGCACGGCAGAGGGAGAATTAATTATCATGCCACCAACTGGATGGGAAAGCGGAAATCGCAATAGTAGACTGACACAGCGCTTAGGTAATTGGGCTGACGCGGATGGCACAGGTTTGGCTTTTGACTCTTCAACGGGTTTCAAGCTTCCCAATGGTGCAAATCGTTCTCCTGATGCGTCTTGGGTAAGCCGGGAACGATTAGAAGCCCTAAACCCAGATCCTGCTAGATTCTTACCAATGGCTCCAGATTTTGCGGTAGAATTACGCTCTGCTTCAGACAGCTTAAAGACTGTGCAACAAAAAATGCAGGAATATATTGTTAACGGTGTACGTTTAGGCTGGCTGATTGATCCTCAAAATCAAAGAGTAGAAATTTACCGCCCTGGGCAGGAGGTCGAGGTTCTACAATCGCCTACTAGTCTATTAGGAGAGAACGTACTACCAGGGTTTGTGTTGGATTTAGCACATATTTTGAGTTAAATATTGGTTAATTTAACTTAGTCCAAAATCTGGATAATTTTCAACTATAACTTGATAATTAATATATATGTAGGTAGTAAAAAAATTACCGCTGACTAAATATCAGAAACGCTGTCTGGAATAAACCTACGATACAACCCAAAATACCGCCTAGAGTTACAATAGCCTGCAATTCACTTTGCACGATTCCTTCAATTGCTGCTTCTAAATCAGCAGGTGAAGTCGATTTTACACGGTCAACTATCACTTGATCTATTGACAAAATCGGAATCGCTTGTGCCATAATCGCTTCTAAATCTTTTTCTAAATACCGATCTAAAATTAGAGCCAACTCTTCACTTACAACTTCTAAAGAAGTACTTACAACAGGTGAACTACTAAGACGATCCAACAGCACTACAGCAATATTTTCCCAGTCAATAGAATCAGTTAATCCTTGCAGAAAATCGCTACCACTTGTTTGTAAGTAATGGCGAACACTTTCACGTGTGGTTTTTCGCAGTTGGCGTACTGTTCCCATTGGCAAATTTTGTAATGATAAATTTTGCAGCAACTTCTTGAGGCGATCGCGTATTTGCAACTCTTGAATTAATTCCTGCAAGCGATTGTTAGTAACCTCTTTCTCATCTAAGCAAAAAGTTCGCAATCTCGTAAGAGTATTACGTAAGCCGAACAAATTTGCTACTACCCAATAAGTACCACTAGTTTTTTCTCGAAAGCTTTCATCAACAATCTGAATTGTGCGATCAGTTAAAAAATCAACTATTGTCTGTCGCAGTGTATCTGGGGGGAGAACTACCTGCAATAACCAATCAGCCAGCCGTATAGATTGTTCTTCACTCAGTTGAAACTCTAGCAACACCTGGTCAAAAATTTGATTTATTTGTACTTCTAAAAAGTCTTCGCGCCGCGCCAAAACTTTGAGCAACCGTGGCAAAGATTCCCCTAATAAATCCCGCAAAATTCCCGCCACAATTTTGGCACTTTTTTGATTGTTATCTGTTTTGATTTGTTCAATTGCTAGCTGCAACAGCCAGAGAATCGCTGCTTGTACCCGTTCTGTTTGCAACAAGCGGCGTGCCAAATTCTGCAATTCTTCTGGCGTCAGCAACGACCCCATAATTGTACTAGAAATTTTCTCAGCCAGGCGTTCCTGGTTGCGTGGAATTAATCCAGGGGTAAACGGTACTCTTTTCCCACCGATATAAATTGCTCGGTACGGACGAAATAACATTTTTATGGCTATATCGTTTGTGAAATAGCCAATAATTCCACCCAGCACTGGGGGAGATACATAGAGCCAAAAATGTGACCAATCCAAGGGAAAAATAAGAAAGTTAGGAAGTTAAGAGCTAGGAATGAAGAATCATGAATTATGAACAATAAATTAAGAATTCATCACTCTTAATTCCTAACTCATCACTCATTTTTCTCGACTACCAGCACTCCCATCATACCGTTCGCGATGGGGTAGTGTGTGACAACTGCAAAACCAACCTGATGAGCTAACTCTACTTGCTCTTTCCCAACAGGAAAACGATCCAAGCTGGGACTGATGTAAGCATATTCTTCCTTTAAACCCAAATGATTGGCAACTGGCACAACAAAATTATTCAGATACCATTGTTGAAAAGTGCGTAGCTGAGGATTGCTAGGTCGATGAAAATCTAAAATAGCGGCTTT
This region of Nostoc sp. UHCC 0302 genomic DNA includes:
- a CDS encoding TetR family transcriptional regulator, coding for MGRSTQSKLSSKKLRQVRDAEATKTQILDAAEAEFARYGLSGARTEAIAKGAGVTTAMIYYYFDNKEGLYQAVLQRPVVEMHEGFQQLNLDQFPPEEALKILVKEAIAYEAAHPQRGMLWFQEANQNQGKYFKQGNWQENFAYLIKILERGMAEGCFRQLDPFLTTLHIIGVCNLYFNAYENIKHTRPDLQLLSPEMIDLHTQAAVNFILAGVRCIGD
- a CDS encoding DUF445 domain-containing protein; this encodes MDWSHFWLYVSPPVLGGIIGYFTNDIAIKMLFRPYRAIYIGGKRVPFTPGLIPRNQERLAEKISSTIMGSLLTPEELQNLARRLLQTERVQAAILWLLQLAIEQIKTDNNQKSAKIVAGILRDLLGESLPRLLKVLARREDFLEVQINQIFDQVLLEFQLSEEQSIRLADWLLQVVLPPDTLRQTIVDFLTDRTIQIVDESFREKTSGTYWVVANLFGLRNTLTRLRTFCLDEKEVTNNRLQELIQELQIRDRLKKLLQNLSLQNLPMGTVRQLRKTTRESVRHYLQTSGSDFLQGLTDSIDWENIAVVLLDRLSSSPVVSTSLEVVSEELALILDRYLEKDLEAIMAQAIPILSIDQVIVDRVKSTSPADLEAAIEGIVQSELQAIVTLGGILGCIVGLFQTAFLIFSQR
- a CDS encoding Rieske 2Fe-2S domain-containing protein, with the protein product MEPILPGAPWLIAHKSMLGINRPNKITLNGIDYVIWQNQKGEVFALDNICPHMQAPLSNGWVCQQKNTIICPFHALEFDGQGRLYQDKKAENQPITKPLELIVNNDCIWTYAGLEPRLPIPDLHQRIVDEYEFIGVTGEKSIRGDFLSNLMVNYDYNHQNGTHKELFQITSCSVRSFEEKGYYAKVKQEVKRANNTLGELIKNPALGIIPKTLDNTLEYAFPSTTALFAKSPIGSIVQIHILYPETEKVTKTFILFYAKVINPLMKIIFRNSFLQAAATIVEQDTSAVESLYPRQKPKIRLPNEEIMFYAEKLYRNW
- a CDS encoding Uma2 family endonuclease, encoding MTALILTLSPTIELTDEQFFQLCQNNRDLRLERTAEGELIIMPPTGWESGNRNSRLTQRLGNWADADGTGLAFDSSTGFKLPNGANRSPDASWVSRERLEALNPDPARFLPMAPDFAVELRSASDSLKTVQQKMQEYIVNGVRLGWLIDPQNQRVEIYRPGQEVEVLQSPTSLLGENVLPGFVLDLAHILS
- a CDS encoding HD family phosphohydrolase; this encodes MKMQQFLQSLIQQLTYWRRQYKALRRKGKLLGRAKRPKGKRLRGEILRAVIKQIFLYLLKPSENGKHRKQGTAIASMAKSVKTNSGIYAIGLGWLHEKRSSAILAIAIIALTGILGHKLYNQPQLKVGTPAPQTIKAPYTASIEDKKKTEAQRKAVSGRSIPVLMIDTQINEKIDQNLQKLLDDGDEIRTVAGSFPFFDTLVLPISIQRYLRSCSEPEWQALLVAVENTRNQQRKAAGQRILVPSAYPLFPPPLTIPSLLKSDSQSTKVAPDEPKPIDFPQNANFTSAVAELAAYRNTTSEKNLSSLITRISQVRQKYTQANTKLLQMETARPETVFEGTMLLDLSDEEWAKTQTGIHETAERILTQGIPLGLPKNVLQDAVSLQVQWFVPKDAEPLAIKVLSAVLQPNLKNDQEQTEQQAQKAADGVTPVMRKVRYGEAIVNQGEQITAWNFEVLEYYHLIRREVNWLGLAKLGGIVTVAVGIFVWVEHRVNTQLRQRDRFLVLLLTLSTPGMVIMGVPYSTWSAIGILLGSFYGAASGVTVVSLLLVLVGISLEINPIGLLAGAAGGILGSCMAQRLRSREELALLGIAIALTQGGIYLIVNLLIGEAFGSNWYIVLQEAALYALSGLAWSVVALGLSPYLEKLFDLVTPIRLAELANPNRPLLKRLATETPGTFQHTLFVSTLAEAAAKQLGCNVELVRAGTLYHDIGKMHDPLGFIENQMGGPNKHDTEINDPWKSAEIIKKHVIEGLVMARKHLLPTAIQAFIPEHQGTMLIAYFYHQAQQMVQADPSLTLDEADFRYDGPIPQSRETAIVMLADSCEAALRSLKDVSPEQALTMLNNILRARWQDNQMVDSGITREEMTKIAQIFVEVWQQFHHKRIAYPKLQASNTARNS